From one Pelecanus crispus isolate bPelCri1 chromosome 21, bPelCri1.pri, whole genome shotgun sequence genomic stretch:
- the TMEM230 gene encoding transmembrane protein 230, giving the protein MMPSRTNLTAGIPSSKVKYSKLSSTDDGYIDLQFKKSPPKIPYKAIALAVVLFMIGTILIIIGALLLAGYISKGGTDRAIPVLIIGILVFLPGFYHLRIAYYASKGYRGYSYDDIPDFDD; this is encoded by the exons ATGATGCCATCACGTACAAATCTGACTGCTGGGATTCCCAGTAGCAAAGTCAAATATTCCAAGTTATCCAGCACTGATGATGGATATATTGACCTGCAG TTCAAGAAGAGCCCACCAAAAATCCCCTACAAGGCAATCGCACTGGCTGTTGTGCTCTTCATGATCGGGACCATCCTCATTATCATAGGAGCCCTCCTCTTGGCAGGATACATCAGCAAAGGC GGAACGGACCGTGCTATCCCTGTGCTCATCATTGGGATCCTTGTGTTTCTCCCAGGCTTCTACCACCTGCGCATCGCATACTATGCTTCCAAAGGCTACCGGGGCTATTCCTATGACGATATCCCGGATTTTGATGATTGA